A stretch of Chitinophaga caeni DNA encodes these proteins:
- a CDS encoding helix-turn-helix domain-containing protein: MSKTLTQIGKNIRKLRNEKDWSIRHFADLLETDSSYLGRVERGQQNVSIKQLEKIADLFSIKVIDLFK, translated from the coding sequence ATGAGCAAAACGCTTACACAAATAGGCAAGAATATTAGGAAACTACGGAATGAAAAAGATTGGTCAATCCGTCACTTTGCTGATTTGCTTGAAACGGATTCTTCCTACCTTGGAAGGGTCGAAAGGGGACAACAAAATGTTTCTATTAAACAATTGGAGAAAATTGCCGATTTATTCAGTATTAAAGTAATTGACTTGTTTAAATGA